The candidate division KSB1 bacterium genome segment CCGTACTTCTGGGTTTCGCTGCATGCGAATTGCCGCACGCCTGCACCCACCAGGAGTTCCCCCATCGTACGGTCGATAGCAGGGGGAGCCACCAGGTAGCTCTTGGGGATCTTCAGGTCGCCGTCGTACTGCATCATGCCGGCATATTCCACCTGCGGCCTGGGGCTGCGGTCGAACTTGTCAAAGTCATCCTCCTCAAAGGCACGGCTGATCTCGATGGCGCGATCGCCACGAAAGTTGAAAAAGATCACCGAGTGGTGGTCTTCGATCCTACCCACCGGCTGACCGTTTTCGGCAATTACAAAGGGGGGCAAGTCCTGGTCAATCACGCCTGGGTGCCGGGTACGGAAGGTGGTGATCGCCTCCTCTGCCGAGCGAAACTGCTCGCCGAGACCGTGCACGTGGGTCTTCCACCCAAGGGCCACCATGTCCCAATTGGCTTCGTACCGGTCCATGGTAATTTTCATGCGGCCGCCACCACTGGCAATGCGGTAGTCGACTCCCTCCCTGTTGAGCGTCGCCAGGAATTCCTCGAAAGGGCGCACGTATTCCAGCGCGGACGTCTCCCCCACATCGCGCCCATCCAAGAGCACATGGATCCTGGCCTTCTCGACTCCTTCGCGCTTAGCCTGCAGCAGCATCGCTTTAAGATGGTCAATGTGGCTGTGCACATTGCCGTCGGAAAAGAGCCCGATAAAGTGCAACGGAGTGTGGTGACGGAGGCAGTTGTCGATGAGGCGACGCCACACCGGGCCGGCGAACATCTCGCCGGTGCGCAGCGCGCGGTTGACGAGCTTTGCACCCTGGTCAAAGACCCTTCCCGCGCCGATGGCGTTGTGTCCCACCTCCGAATTACCCATGTCGTCGTCAGAAGGCAGCCCTACTGCGGTGCCGTGGGCCTGAAGCAACAGATGGGGACAGTGCCCGAAAAGCCAGTCCAGGGTGGGGGTACGCGCCAAAAGTACCGCATTCCCTTCCTCCTCCTGGGATATCCCCACGCCGTCCATGATCACAACCAAAAGCGGGCCCGGTCGCCCGCGAAACTCGTCAAGACGCTTGAGCTTGTCCACGCATTGCCTCCCGCTGTACCACAAATGGTTTGGAAATCTCCAGCACATTTGCTAAATTACCGCCGTCAAGTCGATTTTGTCGACACAGGGATGCCATGAGGACTATTGCCCGACTCTCCCGGGCCTTTCTGTGCGCTCTCCTCACTGTGCCACTCAACGCCACAGAATGGCCTTCAGGGATGTACCTCAACCCTACTGCGCAATCTTTGCCTCGGGGCGAACTCCTCGCCATCGCATACTCTGAAGTGTACTTCAAACAGGTTGAGTTCAAATCCGCGCTCGGAGACCTGGTGCACGTCACGTACTGGGACATCCAGGGGACCGTCGGCTTCCGCTATGCCGTCAGCAATCACCTCGAAGTGGGGATTCGGCAAGTGCTCTACCAGGACAACCACAAGGTCGCGCCTGGTTTCAACCTCCCTGACGATCTGTTCCTCTCTGCGTGTTTGAACGGGTTTGGCCCGGCTTCCGGCCACCTGCGGCTTGGCGCGCATCTAAGCGCACGCGTTCCGCTTGCCAAGTACCATAATGTGGTCCTTGAGCCCTACTCGGCCGGGCGCATCGAACTCTGCACGCGCGGCCTCCTGGGCGTTGACACGGCGCCTGGCTCTCCGGATCATGGCGTGGCCGTCGACCTTGCCGTGGGGCTGCTAAACCATAACGACCTGGGCAAGCGCCTCACTGACGCTCCCGACGATAGCATCGCCGCCCGGTCTTCCTCTCGGCAGTGGCTATGGGCGGTGGGCGTCACACTCCGTCGCTCTCCCTTCGTCTTTGCCGTTACCTTGAGCGGAAACCACTTTCTGCAGCAGCCGCCGGTGACCGCATATAGCAGGGAGAACTATGCGTACCTTTCGCCCTCCGTTCTCTACCGCTGCACATGGTGGCTCACCCTCGGGAGTGCCTTGGACGTGCGACTCTACAACGCCTCCGACCAAACCGTCTATTCCGGCGCTCTGCCCCGCGTGGGGCACGACTTTGACAACTACCCGCCTTGGCGCCTGCGGCTCGTTGCTCAGCTGGTGGTTCATAGCAACCGGCCCCACGAGCGCACACCGTCGGACAAGCCCCCTCTACCGGCCAGCAATGCGCCCGTGAGTGAAGAAGTCGTTCGGCAGCTTGCCAAGGAAAAGCACGCTGCAGAAGAAGCCGAGCAGGAGCTGGAACGGATCAGACAGGAGCGGGAACGCGTGGCACGCATCCTAAACAAGCTCCGGGAGATGCTCGCCGCGCAAAAGCCCCCCGCGCCTCCTGCAGAGCCACCAGAGAAACCCTGATTCGCTAAGCCACACGCTCGCGTAGCAACTCCACCAGCCGGTCTATAGCCACGCGCTCCTGCCGCATCGAGTCGCGCTCGCGCACCGTCACAGTCTGGTCCTGCAAGGACTGCGAATCGACAGTAATGCCAAAGGGCGTGCCAGCTTCATCCTGCCGGCGATAACGTCGACCAATAGCCCCAGATTCGTCATAAAACACCATAAAATGCGGACGCAACATGTCCACAATTTTGTGCGCCAGCTCGGGCATACCGTCGCGCTTGACCAGCGGAAAGACACCGGCCTTGATGGGTGCCACCTTGGGCGACAGGCGCAGGACGACGCGCAGTTCGCCCTCAACGATTTCCTCATCATATGCCTCCACCAGGCACGTGAAAAGCGTGCGGTCCACGCCCGCAGAGGTCTCTATGATGTACGGCACATAGCGCTCGCGCGTCTGGTCGTCGAAGTAGGTCAAGTCTTTGCCGGAATACTGCTGATGCCGTGACAGGTCAAAGTCGGTGCGATTGTGGATGCCTTCCAGCTCCTTCCAGCCGAAAGGGAACTCGTACTGGATATCGAAGGCACGAGCAGCATAGTGCGCCAGCTCATCCTTGCCGTGCTCGTGGAAGCGCAGCCGTTCCCGGCGAATCCCAAGGTCGTAGTACCACTGCATCCGCTGCTCCCGCCAGTAGTCGAACCACTCGCCGTCGGTGCCAGGCTTCACAAAGAACTGCATTTCCATCTGCTCGAATTCGCGGGTGCGAAAGATAAAGTTGCCCGGGGTGATCTCGTTGCGAAATGCCTTCCCGATTTGTGCGATGCCGAAGGGGATCTTCTTGCGCGAGGAATTCAGCACGTTGAGAAAGTTCACGTAGATTCCCTGGGCCGTCTCCGGGCGCAGGTAGACGATGCTGGCCTCCTCTTCTACGGGCCCCATGTGCGTCTTGAACATGAGGTTGAACTGGCGCGCCTCGGTCAGTTCTCCGCCGCACTCCGGGCAGCGCGGACCCTCCACTTCGTCGGCGCGGAAACGACGTTTGCAGACCTTGCAGTCCACCATGGGGTCATGAAAACCCTCCACGTGTCCAGAGGCCTCCCAGACCCGCGGGTGCATGAGTATGGATGCATCCAGGCCCACGATGTCATCCCGCTGCTGGACCATCGCTTTCCACCAGCGCTCTTTGATGTTCTTCTTCAGCTCCACGCCCAGTGGGCCATAGTCGTAACAGCTGGTGATGCCGCCATAGATTTCGCTCGATTGAAAGATAAAACCTCGGCGCTTGCACAGAGAAACCAGCTTATCCATCACATCCGGTGGTCTAGTGCTCATGGTTTTTCTTGGCCTCGTCTTCTGACTTGACGTGATCTATTGCGCCTGGTACTTTCCGCAGTTCTTCCTCAAGCTCTGCCAGCACCTGGGGTGCGTGCACCCCGCGCAGGGACTCCAGGTGGTAACTTGCCATCCGCTGCAGCACCTTGTCGACCGCCGCACCCACTTCGGGGGCAACCAGCAGTTCGCTTGCGCGCAGAGGAGGCATACGTGCTACCCAGCGAAGCGCCGCCATTGCCGCCGGGCTGAGCGCCCCAACGGGTGCCGGACGACATCTGCTGCAAAAGTACCGCCCCCCTTCTACATCCAAAATTACTGGTCCTGCCAGCTGCTGTGCACCGCACTGGGCACACCGCTCCAACTCTGGCCGCACGCCATGCAGCTCCAAAAAGTGCATCTGGAAGCTGCGCACCACGTTCTTCAAGCCCCGCGGCGAGGTGTCCAGAGCCCGGAGGGTTTCAACCAGCAGGGCAAACAGAGCCGGATTTGGTGCTTCGCTCACTTCGGCCCGCAGCACCCACTCACAGGCCACCATGGCCAGCGCCATCCGCCCCAGCTCTGCATGGAGCCGCAAGAACGGCTCTACGATGTCCACCTGGCTAAGAAACTGGAGCTCGCGGGTCTCCTTCCGATAAAAGACCACGTGCACGTAATTCGCAGGCTCCAGGCTTCCCCAGAAGCGACTGCGGGTGCTCCGGGCCCCTTTGGCCACCAGGCTGATTTTGCCAAAGGCCTTGGTGTACAGGGTCAAGAACTTGGTCATCTCGCCCTGCCTACGGCTGTGCAGGACGATGCCCTCTGTTTTGGCCAGTGGCAAGGTTGGCCCCTCGGATGCCTGGTGTCAGCAGGTTATAGAGGCGCACCAGTTCTCCCACTCCCACCTGCTCCGCACGGAGGGCCAGGAGCGGTTCGTTCAATCCAGCCAGGAAGCTTCTCTCGCACAGGCGGCCAAGGGCATTGCGCAACACTTTGCGCCGTTGGCCGAATGCGGCCCGGACAAACCGTGCAAAGAGAGCCCGATCCTCCACAGCAAAGCGCGGTTGGGCGAGGAAGCGCCATCGAACAATGGCTGAGTCCACCTTGGGTCGCGGCCGAAACACGTGCGGCGACACATCGAAGAGCAGCCGCACGTCGGCGAGCAGCTGGCTGTGCACCGCAAGCGGCCCATACTGTTTGCTCCCTGGGCCCGCCACTACGCGCAGCGCGACCTCTTTCTGCAGCATAAGGAGCATATCCTCGACCACCGCCGCCTGGTCCAGAACTCGAAAGATGATGGGCGCTGAGATGTTGTACGGTATGTTGCCGATCACGCGCAGACGCGCCTGAGGAGGTGCAAGCGCGGCCAACTCCACCGACAAAAAGTCGGCTTCCATCACTTGCACGCCCGGCATGCCAGCAAAGCGGTCTGCGAGCGCCGCGGCCAGGGTGCGATCCAGCTCCACCGCGAAGAGCTGCCGGACATTGCCAGCCAGCAAGGCAGTGAGCGCGCCTTGGCCGGGACCGATCTCCACCACCACATCTTGGGGTTGCGGCGCAAAGGCATGCACGATTTTCCGCGCCACGTTCGGGTCAACAAGAAAATGCTGGCCCAGGCTACGCTTGGGACGCGGCACTGTCTTGAACTGCACGCCTTCTCACTCAGCTCGGCGTCGTTTCTGGTAACCCGAAGAGGCGCCGGGCATTGCCGGTGGTAACCTGCGCCACCTGTGCCACTGGGACACCGAGCACTGCAGCTGCCTTCTGTGCAACCAGCTGCACGTAGGCCGGTTCGTTGCGCTTGCCCCTGTGGGGCTCAGGAGCCATGAATGGACAGTCTGTCTCCAAAAGCAGGCGGTCCAATGGCACTTCTGCCAAGACGGCGGCGGCCCGCGCGTTCTTGAAGGTCACCACACCCGTAAAAGACACGTAGTAGCCCATCTCCAGCACCTGGCGCGCGCCCTCAACGCCCGCCGGGAAACAGTGAAACACCCCCTGCCCTCGTTTGCCCATCACCTCGCGCACGATGGCGACCACCTCCTCCCACGCATCGCGGGCGTGAATGATCACCGGCAGCCGCAACTCCTTTGCCAGCTCCAGCAGCTGGCGAAAAAGAGTGCGCTGTACCTCACGCGGCGAGTGGTCGCGATAGAAATCCAGCCCGATTTCGCCGATGGCGACAACCTTGGGGTGCGAGGCCAGCGTCCGAAGCTCGGTCAATGCACTCTGCGTGGCCGTCTTTGCATCGTGCGGGTGAATGCCCACCGCCGCATACAGGCCCGGGAACCGCTCGGCCAGCTGCACCGAGGCGCGGCTGCTCCGAAGGTCAACGCCCACGTTGATCAGAGTCGTGACTCCCGCCTCGTGCGCACGGCGGATGACATCGTCCCGATCGCGGTCGAATTCGGGAAAGTCCAAATGCGCGTGGGTGTCAACCAACTCCACGCTCACTGCACCTCGGCCCCAGCAGGAAACTCCTGGTCCGTGGTAACCAGCGCCAGGCGGCCGCTTTTTTCCACCGCGGCCAGCAACATGCCGCGCGACTCCACGCCGCGAATGGTGGCCGGGGCAAGATTGGCCACGACCACAATGGTCTTGCCCACAAGGTCCTCCGGCTTGTAATACTCCGCGATGCCGGCCACAATCTGCCTCTGCTCACCGCCGATGTCCACTTGCAGACGGAGAAGCTTCTGGGTTTTTTCCACCGGCGCAGCCGCCACGACTTTGGCCGTGCGGAGCTGCACTCGCTTGAACTCTTCAAACGTGATCTGCTCTGCCATCGCGCTCTCCTTGGGCTCTGCCGGCTTTAGCTTGGCAATCTCCGGCTCGATCTCCTCTTGTTCGATCTTCCGAAACAGAATCTCCGGTTTCGAAAGGGTGTGTCCGGCGGGCAGGCGAATTGTTCCTGCCTGGTCCCATTGCTCCTCTTCAACGCCTCCCGGAAGCCCCAGCATCTTCCACATCCGCGCGGCAGAAAAGGGCAGGATGGGGCTTTGCAACACGGCTAAGGTGCGGACCGTCTGCAGGCAGACGTTAATGGTGGTCGCGCAGCGCTCAGGGTCGGTGCTCACCGTAAGCCAGGGCTCCTGGTCATTGAAATACTTGTTTGCCGCTCGGGCCAAATCCATCAAAGCAGAGGCAGCCCGGCGCAGCTCAAAGTGCTCCAAGAGTTCACCGATAGTCCGCGGTGCTTCCTCCAAAAGACGGAGCATCTCTCTGTCTGCCGCGCCGAGGGCTTTCCCTTCCGGCACCCTCCCGCCGAACTTGCTCTGGGCAAAGGCCAGTGTGCGGTTGACAAAATTGCCCAAAATATCCGCCAGCTCCCCATTGTTGCGCTGGCGAAAGTCCTCCCAGGTAAAGTCGGCATCCTTGGTCTCCGGGGCATTGGCAGCCAGCCAATAGCGCAGCGGGTCCGGCTCGAACCGCTCGAGGTACTCCCGCAGCCACACCGCGTAGTTGCGGCTGGTGCTGAGCTTCGCGCCGGCAATATTCAAGAACTCGTTGGCGGGAATCTCATCCGGCAGGATGAACTCTCCGTGCCCCATCAACATGGCCGGCCAGAGGATCGCGTGAAAGACGATGTTGTCCTTGCCGATAAAGTGGACCAGCCGCGTGTCCGGGCTCAGCCACCACTCCCGCCAGCGCTCTGGGTCGCCAATGGATTCGGCCCAGTCCTTGGTAGCAGAGATGTAGCCAATCGGGGCCTCGAACCAGACGTAAATGACCTTCCCCTCGTAGCCGGGCAGAGGCACCGGCACACCCCACGGCAGGTCCCGGGTGACGGCCCGGTCCTCCAGACCTTCGGCGAACCAGCCGCGGCAGTAATTCAGCACATTGTCCTTCCAGTTCTTCTTGGCTCCGAGCCACTGCTCCAACCGTTCCTGGAAGGCGCGGAGCCTAAGGAAGAGGTGGGTCGAGGGACGCAGTTCCGGTCGCCCACCACAGACCTTGCAGTACGGTTCGATGAGGTCAGTGGGGCTGAGCGAGCTTCCGCAGCGCTCACACTGGTCGCCCCGTGCACCATCAGCGCCACACTTTGGGCACTTGCCCTCCACGTATCGATCGGCGAGGAAGCGATTGCAGGTGGGACAGAAGTACTGTTCCACCGCTTTCTCGACCAAGTACCCGGCCTGATATAGGCGGAGGAAGAAATCTTGCGCTGTCTTGTGGTGCACCGGAAGCGAGGTGCGAGAGAAGCGATCGAAGCTTATGCCGAAACGTGCAAAGCTCTCCTTGTGGTCGTGATGCCAATGGTCCACCACCTCCCTGGGGGTGACTCCCTTGGCCTCGGCGGCAATGGTAATAGGCACGCCGTGCTCATCGGTGCCACAGATGAACAGGACTTGGCGCCCCTTGAGGCGCTGGAAACGCACGTACACGTCGGCAGGAAGGTAGGCTCCCGCCAGGTGGCCCAAGTGAATGGGTCCGTTGGCGTAAGGGAGCGCAGCTGTCACCAGCACGCGTCGGAAGGATTCTCTGGGGTCATTAGATGCACCAAAAGAGGCCATGGTCTGTTCTCACCTTTTCTTCTTGCCGCTCTTTTCCCCTTTTGCCACCACCTGGCACTTGGCGAGTTCCTCGCGGGTCAGGATGTCCACGGTCTGGTCCTCGTAGCGGATATGCACCCGCTCGCGGAAGATGTCCACCTTCTCCAGGACACCGGTCCCCTTACTCGTCTTGACCAGGGATCCCACCTCGGGGAATGAGGCCAGCGCGGATTTGTAGAACTGGCGCTCATAGACAAGGCAGCAAAGCAAGCGGCCGCAAAGGCCCGACAGCTTTTGCGGATTGAGCGGCAGGTTCTGTTCTTTGGCACATTGGGTGGTGACCGGTTCGAATTCCCGCAAGAAGGTGTTGCAACAGAGCTGTCGGCCACAGGCGCCAAAGCCGCCGATGCGCCGTGCCTCATCCCGAACGCCAATCTGCCGCAGCTCGATACGGACGCGGTACTCGGCGGCAAGATCTTTCACGAGTTCGCGAAAGTCCACCCGCTTCTCTGCGGTGAAATAGAAGGTGATCTTGTTGCAGTCGAATTGGAACTCCACATCCACCAACTTCATCGCCAGGCCGTGCTTGGCAATCTTCTCCTTGCAGACCTGGAAGGCCTCGGCTTCCTTCTCGCGATTGGCCCGATAACGCTCCATGTCTGCTGGGCTTGGTTTACGCAGGATGTTGCGCACCGTCATGCCAGCGGCCTTGCGGTCGATGAGTGGCCCCACTTGGTTGACTACGCCAAGATCTTCGCCGCGCGCCGCCTCCACAATGGCATAGTCGCCGGGCTTGAACGGAAACTGTTGCGGATTGGCAAAAATCTCTTTTCGCTCGCCTTTGAACACTATCTCTATGTAGTCAGACATTGCGCTTCCTCCTGAGGGCGCTCCTCAGGTGTTGAAAGAGCACGATGAGCACCAGACTCAACTCCAGGTTGCGGTCGATGCGCGCCATCGCCTCCTCAATCGCACCGGTTGCGGCATCGAAGTCGATATGCTCAAATGCCCCTACAAATTTCTTCAGCCAGTCAAGGCGGTCAAAGTTGACCAGGAGGCCTGCCGCCTGAGGGTCCTGCTCCAGCGTGGTCAGCACCAGGGCGTCGTGAAAGACGCCGAGCAGCACGCGGAGGTACTCCTTCACCAGCGCCTTGTCCCCCAGCTGCCGAAGCTGCTCGGCTTGCAAGACGTGGTCATGGTCGGCGCGGATCGCCACCCGGAGGAGTTCGATCGCTTCATCGCGGCGCCGGTTCAGGTCCTGATCTAGCCACTCGATGGCCTTGCGATAGCTGCCACATGCCATGCCAGCGATGAGACGGGCCTGCTCCACAGGCACCTGCCTCCGCTCCACCAAGGCCGCCTGGATCTGCTGCGGCGTGAGCAGAGAAAAGCGCACCAGCTGACACCTGGAAACGATAGTGGGCAACAACGCCTGCACCATCGTCGTGGTGAGGATGAAAGTGGTGGCAGGTGGTGGTTCCTCAAGGAGCTTGAGCAGCGCATTGGCGGCTTCTGCCCTCATTGCCTCTGCCTCGGCGATGATCACCACCCGCCCCCGGCCTTCGAATGATTTCATGCTGCTGTCGTAGCGCAGAGCCCGGATGCGCTCAATGGGAATGACCGGATTTGCCCACGGGCGCAGCCTGGCGTACGGCTCGCGCGCTACACTGTCCAGAATCTCACGCTCCCGATCCACGTCCAGTTTGGGCGGTGCGGGGAAAACAAAGCGCACGTCCACGTGGTTTAGGGTCGCCACTTTTCGGCAATTGGGGCATGTGCCGCAGCCCCATGCGCCAGGGGTATGGCAGAGGATCGCCTGTGCCAGGGCTAACGCCATGGCCTCTTTTCCCACACCGTCGGGGCCAAGAAAGAGGTACGCATGGGCCAGTCGCCCCCGCTGCAAGGCCCGTTCAAGAACTCGTTTGGGCCCCTCTTGTCCTATGACCAAATCGAAAGCCATGCTCCTGCGGCTCCGCACGCCCTCATCGTGGGGAAGGGCTGAGCCAGTCGAGAGGATTGAAGTGCTGCGTACCCTTCCACACCTCAAAGTGCAGGACAGCCCCACCCATCACGCCCTCTTCACCCACTGTGCCGATGGTCTGACCAGCCTCCACATTTTCCTGTTGCACCACGTGGATCTCGCCCAACCGCGCGTAGACGGTGTAATAGCCTTCGCCATGTTCGACGATAACGATGTTCCCTCCCCCGCGTTGCCATGTGATCACTGCCACCCGGCCATTGGCAACACAACGGACCGGCGCACCTTCCCGGCCCTCGATATCCACCCCGATGTTTTGCGTAATGGTGCCCAACTGCGGGTGTTTGTTACGTCCGTACCTGCCCACCACTCGGCCAGGAGTTGGCCACGGGAGTCGTCCCTTCTGTGCCGCAAGCCCACGATAGGTGGTGATCTGCGCCGGAGGCGAGGCCAGGCGTTTCTCCTCGACGGCGGAGATCATCTTTTCGATGCGCTGGGCTGCTTGCTGGTACTCCTGCAGCCGACGCTGGAGCTGCTTCTTAT includes the following:
- the rsmA gene encoding 16S rRNA (adenine(1518)-N(6)/adenine(1519)-N(6))-dimethyltransferase RsmA, giving the protein MQFKTVPRPKRSLGQHFLVDPNVARKIVHAFAPQPQDVVVEIGPGQGALTALLAGNVRQLFAVELDRTLAAALADRFAGMPGVQVMEADFLSVELAALAPPQARLRVIGNIPYNISAPIIFRVLDQAAVVEDMLLMLQKEVALRVVAGPGSKQYGPLAVHSQLLADVRLLFDVSPHVFRPRPKVDSAIVRWRFLAQPRFAVEDRALFARFVRAAFGQRRKVLRNALGRLCERSFLAGLNEPLLALRAEQVGVGELVRLYNLLTPGIRGANLATGQNRGHRPAQP
- the recO gene encoding DNA repair protein RecO, with the translated sequence MTKFLTLYTKAFGKISLVAKGARSTRSRFWGSLEPANYVHVVFYRKETRELQFLSQVDIVEPFLRLHAELGRMALAMVACEWVLRAEVSEAPNPALFALLVETLRALDTSPRGLKNVVRSFQMHFLELHGVRPELERCAQCGAQQLAGPVILDVEGGRYFCSRCRPAPVGALSPAAMAALRWVARMPPLRASELLVAPEVGAAVDKVLQRMASYHLESLRGVHAPQVLAELEEELRKVPGAIDHVKSEDEAKKNHEH
- the ricT gene encoding regulatory iron-sulfur-containing complex subunit RicT codes for the protein MSDYIEIVFKGERKEIFANPQQFPFKPGDYAIVEAARGEDLGVVNQVGPLIDRKAAGMTVRNILRKPSPADMERYRANREKEAEAFQVCKEKIAKHGLAMKLVDVEFQFDCNKITFYFTAEKRVDFRELVKDLAAEYRVRIELRQIGVRDEARRIGGFGACGRQLCCNTFLREFEPVTTQCAKEQNLPLNPQKLSGLCGRLLCCLVYERQFYKSALASFPEVGSLVKTSKGTGVLEKVDIFRERVHIRYEDQTVDILTREELAKCQVVAKGEKSGKKKR
- the gpmI gene encoding 2,3-bisphosphoglycerate-independent phosphoglycerate mutase, giving the protein MDKLKRLDEFRGRPGPLLVVIMDGVGISQEEEGNAVLLARTPTLDWLFGHCPHLLLQAHGTAVGLPSDDDMGNSEVGHNAIGAGRVFDQGAKLVNRALRTGEMFAGPVWRRLIDNCLRHHTPLHFIGLFSDGNVHSHIDHLKAMLLQAKREGVEKARIHVLLDGRDVGETSALEYVRPFEEFLATLNREGVDYRIASGGGRMKITMDRYEANWDMVALGWKTHVHGLGEQFRSAEEAITTFRTRHPGVIDQDLPPFVIAENGQPVGRIEDHHSVIFFNFRGDRAIEISRAFEEDDFDKFDRSPRPQVEYAGMMQYDGDLKIPKSYLVAPPAIDRTMGELLVGAGVRQFACSETQKYGHVTYFWNGNRSGKFNEELEEYVEIPSDIVPFEQRPWMKSAEITDRTIELLRSGLYRWGRINYPNGDMVGHTGVLHAAIVAVEAVDLALGRLLPVIRELHGLAIITADHGNSEEMFERKNGKVVTDANGNPKAKTSHTLNPVPFIIYDPDYAGEYRLREQVQRCGLSNIAATIMNLLGFAAPEDYDESLVEFRRR
- the metG gene encoding methionine--tRNA ligase encodes the protein MASFGASNDPRESFRRVLVTAALPYANGPIHLGHLAGAYLPADVYVRFQRLKGRQVLFICGTDEHGVPITIAAEAKGVTPREVVDHWHHDHKESFARFGISFDRFSRTSLPVHHKTAQDFFLRLYQAGYLVEKAVEQYFCPTCNRFLADRYVEGKCPKCGADGARGDQCERCGSSLSPTDLIEPYCKVCGGRPELRPSTHLFLRLRAFQERLEQWLGAKKNWKDNVLNYCRGWFAEGLEDRAVTRDLPWGVPVPLPGYEGKVIYVWFEAPIGYISATKDWAESIGDPERWREWWLSPDTRLVHFIGKDNIVFHAILWPAMLMGHGEFILPDEIPANEFLNIAGAKLSTSRNYAVWLREYLERFEPDPLRYWLAANAPETKDADFTWEDFRQRNNGELADILGNFVNRTLAFAQSKFGGRVPEGKALGAADREMLRLLEEAPRTIGELLEHFELRRAASALMDLARAANKYFNDQEPWLTVSTDPERCATTINVCLQTVRTLAVLQSPILPFSAARMWKMLGLPGGVEEEQWDQAGTIRLPAGHTLSKPEILFRKIEQEEIEPEIAKLKPAEPKESAMAEQITFEEFKRVQLRTAKVVAAAPVEKTQKLLRLQVDIGGEQRQIVAGIAEYYKPEDLVGKTIVVVANLAPATIRGVESRGMLLAAVEKSGRLALVTTDQEFPAGAEVQ
- a CDS encoding TatD family hydrolase, yielding MSVELVDTHAHLDFPEFDRDRDDVIRRAHEAGVTTLINVGVDLRSSRASVQLAERFPGLYAAVGIHPHDAKTATQSALTELRTLASHPKVVAIGEIGLDFYRDHSPREVQRTLFRQLLELAKELRLPVIIHARDAWEEVVAIVREVMGKRGQGVFHCFPAGVEGARQVLEMGYYVSFTGVVTFKNARAAAVLAEVPLDRLLLETDCPFMAPEPHRGKRNEPAYVQLVAQKAAAVLGVPVAQVAQVTTGNARRLFGLPETTPS
- the holB gene encoding DNA polymerase III subunit delta'; translation: MAFDLVIGQEGPKRVLERALQRGRLAHAYLFLGPDGVGKEAMALALAQAILCHTPGAWGCGTCPNCRKVATLNHVDVRFVFPAPPKLDVDREREILDSVAREPYARLRPWANPVIPIERIRALRYDSSMKSFEGRGRVVIIAEAEAMRAEAANALLKLLEEPPPATTFILTTTMVQALLPTIVSRCQLVRFSLLTPQQIQAALVERRQVPVEQARLIAGMACGSYRKAIEWLDQDLNRRRDEAIELLRVAIRADHDHVLQAEQLRQLGDKALVKEYLRVLLGVFHDALVLTTLEQDPQAAGLLVNFDRLDWLKKFVGAFEHIDFDAATGAIEEAMARIDRNLELSLVLIVLFQHLRSALRRKRNV
- a CDS encoding glycine--tRNA ligase, with translation MSTRPPDVMDKLVSLCKRRGFIFQSSEIYGGITSCYDYGPLGVELKKNIKERWWKAMVQQRDDIVGLDASILMHPRVWEASGHVEGFHDPMVDCKVCKRRFRADEVEGPRCPECGGELTEARQFNLMFKTHMGPVEEEASIVYLRPETAQGIYVNFLNVLNSSRKKIPFGIAQIGKAFRNEITPGNFIFRTREFEQMEMQFFVKPGTDGEWFDYWREQRMQWYYDLGIRRERLRFHEHGKDELAHYAARAFDIQYEFPFGWKELEGIHNRTDFDLSRHQQYSGKDLTYFDDQTRERYVPYIIETSAGVDRTLFTCLVEAYDEEIVEGELRVVLRLSPKVAPIKAGVFPLVKRDGMPELAHKIVDMLRPHFMVFYDESGAIGRRYRRQDEAGTPFGITVDSQSLQDQTVTVRERDSMRQERVAIDRLVELLRERVA